A region of Carassius auratus strain Wakin chromosome 23, ASM336829v1, whole genome shotgun sequence DNA encodes the following proteins:
- the LOC113041585 gene encoding coatomer subunit zeta-1-like, with amino-acid sequence MDTLILEPSLYTVKAVLIMDNDGERMYAKYYDDTYPTVKEQKAFEKNIFNKTHRTDSEIALLEGLTVVYKSNIDLYFYVIGSSHENELMLMSVLNCLFDSLSQMLRKNVEKRALLENMEGLFLAVDEIVDGGVILESDPQQVVHRVALRGDDVPLTEQTVTQVLQSAKEQIKWSLLR; translated from the exons ATGGATACGCTAATAttg gagcCCTCTCTGTACACGGTTAAAGCTGTTCTGATCATGGACAATGATGGGGAGAGAATGTATGCGAAG TATTATGATGACACGTATCCCACAGTGAAAGAGCAGAAAGCCTTTGAGAAGAACATCTTCAACAAGACGCACAGAACAGACA GTGAAATCGCATTGCTGGAGGGTCTAACGGTTGTGTACAAGAgcaatattgatttatatttttatgtcatcGGCAGCTCCCACGAAAATGAG TTGATGCTTATGTCAGTGTTGAATTGTCTCTTTGATTCCCTGAGCCAAATGTTGAG gaAAAATGTTGAAAAGAGAGCCCTGCTTGAAAATATGGAGGGTCTTTTCCTGGCCGTTGATGAGATTGTTGATGGAGG TGTGATCCTGGAGAGCGACCCACAGCAGGTGGTTCACCGTGTCGCTCTGAGG GGCGATGACGTGCCTCTGACAGAACAGACAGTCACTCAG